From a region of the Pectobacterium aquaticum genome:
- the murG gene encoding undecaprenyldiphospho-muramoylpentapeptide beta-N-acetylglucosaminyltransferase yields MSGEGKRLMVMAGGTGGHVFPGLAVAHHLMAQGWQVRWLGTADRMEADLVPKHGIEIDFIRISGLRGKGILAQLSAPIRIFQAVRQARAIMRRYQPDVVLGMGGYVSGPGGLAAWLCGIPVVLHEQNGIAGLTNRWLSHIAKKVLQAFPGAFPNADVVGNPVRTDVLALPAPETRLADRSGPVRVLVVGGSQGARVLNQTLPGVAAQLGDRVTIWHQVGKGALSTVQQAYQDVGQTQHKITEFIDDMAAAYAWADVVVCRSGALTVSEIAAAGLPALFVPFQHKDRQQYWNALPLEKAGAAKIIEQPQFSVAAVSEVLSGWDRATLVTMAQKARAVAIPDATERVAAEVSAAAGSRATHVAHG; encoded by the coding sequence ATGAGTGGCGAAGGCAAGCGTTTGATGGTGATGGCTGGCGGTACGGGTGGGCATGTCTTCCCTGGGCTGGCGGTTGCGCACCACCTGATGGCGCAGGGCTGGCAGGTTCGCTGGTTAGGTACGGCGGATCGTATGGAAGCCGATTTGGTGCCTAAGCATGGTATCGAAATTGATTTTATCCGCATTTCTGGCTTGCGTGGTAAAGGTATTCTGGCGCAGTTAAGTGCGCCGATTCGTATTTTTCAGGCCGTGCGTCAGGCTCGCGCGATTATGCGCCGCTACCAGCCTGATGTGGTGCTAGGTATGGGCGGTTACGTTTCCGGCCCTGGCGGCTTGGCAGCCTGGCTGTGTGGCATTCCGGTCGTACTGCATGAGCAGAATGGCATTGCAGGGCTAACCAACCGCTGGTTATCCCATATCGCAAAAAAAGTATTGCAGGCATTTCCTGGCGCGTTTCCCAACGCAGATGTTGTGGGGAATCCGGTCAGAACCGATGTGCTGGCGTTACCTGCGCCTGAAACACGATTAGCCGATCGCTCAGGCCCTGTGAGGGTGCTGGTTGTTGGTGGTAGTCAGGGCGCAAGAGTACTGAACCAAACGCTGCCCGGTGTGGCGGCACAGCTGGGCGATCGCGTGACGATTTGGCATCAGGTTGGCAAAGGTGCGTTATCAACCGTTCAGCAGGCCTATCAAGATGTTGGGCAGACGCAGCACAAGATTACCGAGTTTATTGATGACATGGCGGCAGCTTACGCTTGGGCGGATGTTGTGGTGTGCCGTTCCGGCGCATTAACCGTCAGTGAAATTGCTGCGGCTGGGCTACCAGCGCTGTTTGTCCCGTTCCAACATAAAGATCGGCAGCAGTACTGGAATGCGCTGCCGTTGGAAAAGGCCGGTGCGGCAAAAATTATTGAGCAGCCACAGTTCAGCGTGGCGGCGGTTAGCGAGGTGCTGTCCGGTTGGGATCGCGCCACCTTGGTGACAATGGCGCAAAAAGCCCGCGCAGTGGCCATTCCAGATGCAACCGAACGGGTTGCGGCGGAAGTCAGTGCAGCGGCAGGCAGTCGGGCCACACATGTGGCTCATGGTTAA
- the ftsW gene encoding cell division protein FtsW, whose protein sequence is MRFFGLAFIERIKSWVMGTRESDTLSIVLYDRTLVWLTLGLAVIGFVMVTSASMPVGQRLASDPFLFAKRDAIYLGLAFGLSLITLRVPMEIWQRYSPVLLLLSMVMLLVVLAVGSSVNGASRWISLGPLRIQPAELSKLALFCYLSSYMVRKVEEVRNNFWGFCKPMGVMVVLAVLLLAQPDLGTVVVLFITTLAMLFLAGAKMWQFLAIIGSGGFAVGLLIVAEPYRMRRVTSFWNPWDDPFGDGYQLTQSLMAFGRGEFWGQGLGNSVQKLEYLPEAHTDFIFSILGEELGYIGVVLALLMIFFVAFRAMSIGKRALEIDQRFSGFLACSIGVWFSFQTLVNVGAAAGMLPTKGLTLPLISYGGSSLLIMSTAIVLLLRIDFETRLTKAQAFTRGAR, encoded by the coding sequence ATGCGGTTCTTCGGGCTGGCGTTTATCGAACGCATCAAGAGCTGGGTTATGGGAACGCGCGAAAGCGATACGCTCAGCATTGTTCTGTACGACAGAACATTGGTGTGGTTGACGCTTGGGCTGGCCGTGATTGGTTTTGTGATGGTGACGTCGGCTTCTATGCCTGTCGGGCAGCGTCTTGCCAGCGACCCGTTCCTGTTCGCGAAACGTGATGCGATTTATCTGGGATTGGCATTTGGCTTGTCGTTAATCACCCTGCGTGTCCCGATGGAGATATGGCAACGTTACAGCCCGGTGCTGCTATTGCTCTCTATGGTTATGTTGCTTGTGGTGCTCGCGGTGGGAAGCTCGGTCAACGGTGCATCACGCTGGATTTCACTGGGGCCATTGCGTATTCAGCCTGCGGAATTATCTAAGCTGGCGCTGTTTTGCTACCTGTCCAGCTACATGGTGAGAAAAGTTGAAGAAGTACGAAATAACTTCTGGGGCTTTTGCAAACCGATGGGCGTGATGGTGGTGTTGGCGGTGCTGCTGCTGGCGCAGCCTGACCTCGGTACCGTGGTTGTTCTGTTTATTACGACACTGGCGATGTTGTTTCTGGCTGGTGCCAAGATGTGGCAGTTTCTGGCGATCATTGGTTCCGGTGGGTTTGCTGTTGGCCTGCTGATTGTGGCTGAACCCTACCGTATGCGCCGTGTGACGTCTTTCTGGAATCCATGGGACGATCCGTTCGGCGATGGCTACCAATTAACGCAGTCCCTGATGGCGTTTGGACGCGGTGAATTCTGGGGACAAGGGCTGGGAAATTCAGTACAGAAACTGGAGTATTTACCAGAAGCGCATACCGATTTCATTTTCTCCATTTTAGGTGAAGAACTCGGCTATATCGGTGTGGTTTTAGCGTTGTTAATGATATTCTTCGTCGCTTTTCGCGCGATGTCTATCGGGAAGCGAGCGCTGGAGATCGATCAGCGTTTTTCGGGCTTTCTGGCATGTTCGATCGGCGTTTGGTTCAGCTTTCAGACGCTGGTAAATGTTGGCGCGGCAGCGGGAATGTTGCCGACAAAAGGGTTAACGCTACCGCTGATCAGTTATGGCGGTTCCAGTTTGCTGATTATGTCGACGGCGATTGTGTTGTTGTTACGCATTGATTTTGAAACGCGTCTGACGAAAGCGCAGGCGTTTACGAGAGGTGCCCGATGA